The nucleotide window ACCCGGCGGTCGCCTCCGTCTCGGCAGCCGCCTTGGCGGCGAGCATCGTCGCCTCGAACGCGGTCACGGACCAGGTGTCCGGCACTGCCCCGTCGTTTTGCTGCATGTACTCCCGGACGAACGCCCGGTTGGCCTCGGTGTCCATCTCGAAGTAGTAGCCCGCGCCGTAGGTCCCCACAGCCGCCTGCCCGGCCCCGCTCATCACGTCGACCGAGTTGAGGATCAGGACGTCCATCTGGTCTTTGAGGCCGAAGGAGGCGATCTGGTTGGTCGACCGCACCGCGTCGGTCCCGGCCGTCCGGACGACGAGGAAGTCGGCGTCCGTACTGGCGACCTGCTGGACGTACGTGGAGTAGTCCGTCGCGCCCAGTTCGGGCCACACCTGCTCGACGACCTCGCCGCCGTTCTGTTCGGCCACCTCGACGAATCCCCCGACGCTCGAACGCCCCCACGAGTAGTCCGCGCCCATCGTGGCAAAGCGGGTCCCGATGTTCTCCATCGCGTACTCGGCGAGGCCCTTCGTGTTCTGGTACGTGCTGCCGATCGTCCGGAACGTATACCCGTTGCAGTCCTCGCCGGTCAGTGGCTCCGCCGCCGCCCCCGTGATGATGAGCGGCGTCTGGGTCTGGGCAGCGTGTGACGCGACGCCCGCCGCGACGGCGGAACTGTTGGTCCCGACTAGCACGTCGACGTCTTCCTGGCCGGTGAGCTCCCTGGCCCGTCGCAGTCCGGTAGCGGGGTCTAGCTGGGTGTCCAGGATCCCCGCGTTCTCGACCTCGACGCTCCCCTCGGACGCGAGACGGTCGAGGGCCAGTTCGGTCCCCCCGACCTGGTACTCGCCGAGTGAGGAGTAGGGCCCGCTCGTCGGGTAGAGGAAGCCGACCCGGAGCGACGCCTGTCCGTCACCGCCGGTCGAAGTGCCGCCGCCACCGCCGTCGCCGCTGTCCCCGCCACCGCCGTTGTCTCCGCCACCGCCGCCGCCGCCGTCACCGTCTTCACCGCTCGTACAGCCGGCGAGTCCGACGAGTCCGCCGCCTGTTATTCCGACGCCGATCCGTTTCAGTACGCCACGCCGCGACCTGCCCGAGGTACGCATACACGTCCCACACCAAATCACGGGGACAAAAATCTTTGTGTCGTTTGAAAGCGTTCCCGGCCACGGATGGAACCGGTCTACCTCCCGGTTCCGGACCAGTCAGCTCCCCACGGACTGGCTACTCCCGGAGTTCCTGGACGATGGTCCGCTTTTGCATTTCGTCGGTCCCTTCCGTGAGCCGCTTGCCCCGGGCCGTCCGGAAGCGCTCCTCGACCGGTCCCCGGCGGGAGTAACCCTCGCCGCCGTGGACCTGCATCGCGACGTCGGCCGCCCGCTGTTCGAGGTTGGCGGCCGCGAGCTTCGCCATGGCGACTTCCTTTCTGGCGTCCTCGCCGTTGTCGACCTTCCAGGCCGCGTACCGGTAGAGCTGGCGCGTCCGCTCGACGTCCATCGCCACCTCCGCCAGCGGGAACGAGATCCCCTGGCGCTCGATGAGCGGCTGGCCGAAGGTCTCGCGCCCTTCGGCGTACTCGACCGCCTCGCGTACGAGAAAGTCCGCGGAGCCGACACAGCCGGCCGCGACGCCCAGCCGCGCGCTGCCGATCCAGTCCATCGCCTGGAAGAAGCCTTTCCCCTCCTCGCCAAGCAGCGCGTCCTCGCCGACACGACAGTCCTCGAAGACAAGCTCGGCCGGCGCGACCCACGCGTGGCCCATCGGGCGGTGGATCTCCCCCACTTCCACTCCCTCCGTGTCCGTATCGACGAGCAGACACGAGATCCCCCGGATCTCTCCGGGATCGCCGGAGGTCCGGGCGAAGACCATCGCGAAGTCGGCGTAGGGCGCGTTGCTGACCCAGGCCTTCTTCCCGTCGATGACCCACTCGTCGCCGTCTTTCTCGGCGGTCGTCTCGAGGAAGTTCGGGTCGCTCCCGTGCTCGGGCTCGGTGAGCGCGAAGCAGGTGGTCGCCTCGCCGGCCATCAGCGGCTCGAGATAGCGCTCGCGCTGGCCCTCGTCACAGGCCAGCAGGATCGGCGTCGGCCCCCCGCCGGCCCCGCGGACGGCGTAGGTGTGCAGCCCCGCCGGCCGGTTCGCCAGGAACTCCGCGACGATGGCGTCGGTGAGCGTGTCGACCCCCCGCCCGCCGACCTCCTCGGGCATCGTCATCCCCCAGAAGCCGGCCTCTGCTGCCTTCTTCCGGATCGTCTCCTTGAGGTCGAGGTACTCGGGGACCTGTCGGAACTCGTCGTCGAAGATGTGTCGCTCCGCGTCGGGGCCGAGAAAGCGCCCGTGTTCCTCCTCCAGCGGCCTGATCTCCGTCTCGATGAACTCCTCCAGTTCGGATTTGAGCCGGGTCGCACGCTCGGGTTCGCTGAAATCCATGCGAAGTCACACTTCGGTGTGACACATAAAACTATGCGACGGTGTGCCACACTGGCTCCCGCAGCGGTGGCAGCGCCGACACCCGATACCGGGGCGGCGTCGGAGCGTTCGAGACCCCCGTCGAACTGGCCGACGCCTGCGCCGGCCTACTCGACGACCGTCCCCTCGACCGCCGAGAGGTCGTTCTTGAGGACTTTACCGGTCGGGTTCCGTGGCAGTTCATCGAGGAAGGCGACCTCCCGCGGTTTCTTGAAGTCGGCGAGCCGCTCGCCGACGTACTCCCGGACTCCCTCCGCGGTCATCCCGGCGTCGTCGTGGAGGACGATGACGGCCTTGACGCGCTCGGTCCACTCCTCGTCCGGCACGCCCA belongs to Salinirussus salinus and includes:
- a CDS encoding ABC transporter substrate-binding protein: MRTSGRSRRGVLKRIGVGITGGGLVGLAGCTSGEDGDGGGGGGGDNGGGGDSGDGGGGGTSTGGDGQASLRVGFLYPTSGPYSSLGEYQVGGTELALDRLASEGSVEVENAGILDTQLDPATGLRRARELTGQEDVDVLVGTNSSAVAAGVASHAAQTQTPLIITGAAAEPLTGEDCNGYTFRTIGSTYQNTKGLAEYAMENIGTRFATMGADYSWGRSSVGGFVEVAEQNGGEVVEQVWPELGATDYSTYVQQVASTDADFLVVRTAGTDAVRSTNQIASFGLKDQMDVLILNSVDVMSGAGQAAVGTYGAGYYFEMDTEANRAFVREYMQQNDGAVPDTWSVTAFEATMLAAKAAAETEATAGSADTSALASALEGMSIQGPSGESTLRECDHQATRNIAISRAVESKEGWWGQKDFPTREILTISEPGTNLRPCGESPCDL
- a CDS encoding acyl-CoA dehydrogenase family protein; protein product: MDFSEPERATRLKSELEEFIETEIRPLEEEHGRFLGPDAERHIFDDEFRQVPEYLDLKETIRKKAAEAGFWGMTMPEEVGGRGVDTLTDAIVAEFLANRPAGLHTYAVRGAGGGPTPILLACDEGQRERYLEPLMAGEATTCFALTEPEHGSDPNFLETTAEKDGDEWVIDGKKAWVSNAPYADFAMVFARTSGDPGEIRGISCLLVDTDTEGVEVGEIHRPMGHAWVAPAELVFEDCRVGEDALLGEEGKGFFQAMDWIGSARLGVAAGCVGSADFLVREAVEYAEGRETFGQPLIERQGISFPLAEVAMDVERTRQLYRYAAWKVDNGEDARKEVAMAKLAAANLEQRAADVAMQVHGGEGYSRRGPVEERFRTARGKRLTEGTDEMQKRTIVQELRE